From the uncultured Flavobacterium sp. genome, the window AAGAATCTAAGTCTTTTTATTTTAACAACTAAAAATCCATAAAATATCTTATGAAATCGAGAGCCCTAGCCCTGATAGAAGCGGTATCCTTATTCTGGCTTCTTTAGCCAGAATAAGATACAAGCGGATAGCAGGAAACAGCTCCAAAAAAATGTCTTAGATTTTAGTATTTAGAGAGCACATTTTGTTTTATAATTGCTGATAAATGTTTATTTTAACTCCTACAAAATATCTTTTAATTCAAAAAAATGAAAAGTTTTTCCTTTCAGCCTATAAGTAATAAAGATGCTACTATTTTGATTCTGGGGACAATGCCCGGAACAAAATCATTAGAAATCAATCAGTATTATGGGCACAATCAGAATAATTTCTGGAAATTTATGTTTACAATTCTACAGGAAGATTTCTCGACGGATTATGAAACCAAAAAAGCACTTTTGCAGAAAAATAATATCGCTTTGTGGGACGTTCTTCAATATTGTGATCGGGTTGGAAGTCTTGACAGCGCAATAAAAAACGAAATCGCAAATGATTTTGAGACGTTTTTAAGCCAACATTCTAATATAAAAACCATTTTATTCAACGGACAAAAAGCGGCTGCTTTCTTCAAGAAATATGTTCATTTAAAAAAATCATACCAACTTATCACACTGCCTTCTACAAGTCCGGCAAACGCCGGTAAAACATTTCAGTCTAAACTAGACGAATGGAACATTATTTCGTCTCTTTAAAATAGTATTCAAAATATTGAAATCATATAACTTTTTTGACTTAAAGTATAACACCAAACTTTGTTTTCTAAAATAATTTTATACTGACAAAATTAAAGCCCGGAAGAATGAATTTACAAGAAAAATAAGGCTTTTGGAAATAGAGATATTACTAAGAAAACTGTAAAAAGTTTAATTATAGAGGAAACATTGGTTATGTTAGTTTATTTTTGAAGAAAGCTATTCTATTTTAGGGTAGCTTTGTTTTTTAAGTATAATCATAAACAAAACAATTATGAAAATTCAAACCTATTACAATCACGTACGGTTTTATGCCCCACATCATTTTGTTTATTATCCAGCCTTGGCTTTGTTTCTAATTGCCAGTATTTATTTTGCAATTACAACAAACGACACTCTTATTTGGTCGTTTATTAGTGTTGGTTTTGTATTTTTATTTTGTTTGGCCTATATGTTACGCCAGCATTACGCAGTCACTTTGCAAAACCGAATTATACGATTAGAAATCCGTTATCGATACTTTACGCTAACCGGAAAACGATTTGAAGAAATTGAACATAAATTTACCGACGAACAAATATTTGCTTTCAGATTTGCGCCTGACAATGAGTTTTTGCCACTTCTTGAAGATGCGCTCAAAAATAATCTCTCAGGTGACTCGATAAAAAAAGCAATCGTACACTGGAAACCTGATTATAATAGGGTTTAGTTTTTTTGAGGTTCTGAGGTACTTAGTTGCTCAGATTCTAAGTTTTTTTTACCATAGAGATGTACAGATACGCGTCTTTACATTAGAAAACATTAAAAAGCCATAAACCTTTTAACCTCAAAAAAACTTTAGCAAGCAAATCCATTATCCTATCTGAAATCAAAAACCAGCAATCATTTTATTGATTTTTCCTTAACTTAATAACATTGACTTCTATCCCACACATGTCAATCGTTTTTAAACTATCATTTTTGAATAATGACATTTGGTTTTCATCTAATAAAAATTCGTCTATTAAAAAAAGATAGAATTTATTTCTAATTTTTTAACTGAATATAAAACCGTTAAAAACTACGCAAAAAAAACAATATATTTAAAAGTCTTTTTCTTACTTATTTTTATTACAATGTAGCTTTTTTAGCTCAAAAAAAGTGTTTTGTGAATCATTTTAGATCCTAATTATTGCTAAATATTAAAAAATTTAACGTTTACAAACCTGAATATCAATCGATTTACAATAAAAAATAATAAAATTAAAAAAAATAAAATGAATGATTTTTTTTGTTAACTTTAATTGTTAAAATTTTATCAATAAAATTTAAAAATAAATCAGATGAAAAAAATATTTTGTTCTTTGATAGTTTCCCTTTTTTGGTTTTCAACTCAGGCGCAAACCACAACCGAAATTCCAGTAGAAAATACTTTACCAACCATACAAAACAACAACAACTCAGAAAAACTCCAGGACTACGATGATGAAGATTTACCTTGGCATGGCAGACGTTTTAAAGTAACTGCGGGAGCTTTTTTTCCAGTAAATAATACTCAAATTGAAGTTGGAACCAATAACGGAAATCGCGGTACAGAAATAGATCTTGAAAATGATTTAGGTTTCTCAAAATCAAGCAGTTCTTTTATGGGAACACTTGAGTGGCGTATTTCAAGAAGATCAAGACTAGACTTTGAATTTTTTGCTCTGGACAGAACTTCAACAAAAACGCTGGAAAAACAAATTGATTTTGGTGACCATACTTATGAAGTAAATACCCGAGTTTCTGCACTTTTTAATGTACAAATTGCCAGAATAGCGTATGGTTATGCGTTTTTATCTAAGCCAAAATATGAAGCCGGATTATTAATTGGTGCACACGTTTTGTTTGCTGATTTAGGCTTGCGTGTTGAAGCAAATCAGGCTGTTGCCGAATATAGTGATAGTTTTAATTTTACTGCTCCATTGCCAGATGTTGGGATTTGGGGAGAATTTGTTTTAGCAAAACGTTGGGGCTTGTATGTAAATGCAAATTACCTTGCTGTAAAAATCGATAACATAGATGGCCGAATTGTTAGCTATAATTTAGCGGTTTCATATAATGTGCATAAAACCCTTAGCCTTACGGCCGGCTACACCGGATTAAACTTCAAAGTAGATGCTGTAAAAGACAGACTAAACGGCTTTCTAAAATGGGGCTACAATGGACCAACTATTACAGCTGCCTATGCTTTTGGTAATCACGTTAAGTTTTATAAACACTAATTTTTTTGAAGGTACAAAGGTGCTAAGAAACAAAGGTTCAAAGGCTGCCACTGAAACTTGAAACAATAAAATAACAAACCCGATATCTTTTTCCAGCTATCGGGTTCATTGCTCAAAACCAAACTTAACTCAAAATAATCCAAACTACTTATTTTTCTATTGGAGAGAATTTTATGGCTGTTCCTCCGCCAGCTGCCAATTTGATATCTAAAACTGTTTTATTATTTGCTTTTTGTTTTGAAATTGTAACCGGATACGGATTTGTTTTATAATTTGCTCCTGCTCCATCGGCATAAATTTCGGCTTCGTATTCTTTTCCTTTATCTAAGAAAGATAAAGTTACTTTAAGATCTCTTGCCTCTTTGTTTGTAATCGATCCTAAATACCAGTTTTTCTCGTCCCAGTCTTTACGGGCGATTGTGGTATATTCTCCAATCTTAGAATCCAGAACTTTAGTATCTGACCAATTACAAGGAACTTCTTTTACAAACTGAAACTCCGGTTTTCCTTCGTAGTTTTCAGGTAAATCAGAAGCCATCTGTAACGGGCTAAAAATGATTACATACAATGCCAACTGATTTGCTAAAGTAGTTTGTACTCGTGCTCCCGATGGTGTTTTATAATCAAAATTGAAATTCCCCGGTGTATAGTCAAATGGTCCGGAAAGCATTCTAGTAAATGGTAAAGTTGTTAAATGTTCAGGAGTATTTCCGCCATCAACAGACCAGGCGTTGTATTCTTGTCCTCTTCCGCCCTCTTGCGACATGAAGTTAGGATATGTTCTCTGTATTCCTGTTCCTTTTATGGGTTCGTGATTGTCAATCATGATATGATATTTAGCCGCCGTTTCCATTACTTTTCTGTAATGACGTGCTCCGTATTGACTATCATGCCATTCTTTTTTGTCTAAATATTTATTTACATAACCGGTTTTCACCGTATTTACGCCCATTTTCTGATACAGTTTAAAGGCATCTTCTAATTGGCTTTCATAGTTTTTTGTAGCACCTGCCGTTTCATGATGCCCTATTAAGCGAACATTTTTAATGGCAGCATATTTTGTAATTTCTTCCAAATTAAAATCAGGATATGCTTTTACAAAACTAAATGCAGATCCATCGGCAGTCCAGTCGCCGTCCCAACCCTCGTTCCAGCCTTCTACCAGAACGCCGTCAAAATTGTTTTTTGCAGCAAAATCAATGTATTCTTTTGTGTTTTTTGTTGTTGCTCCATGTTTTGGTCCTTGTCCCCAAGTGTATTTTTCTAAATGCATTCCCCACCAGATTCCAATA encodes:
- a CDS encoding DNA-deoxyinosine glycosylase, with protein sequence MKSFSFQPISNKDATILILGTMPGTKSLEINQYYGHNQNNFWKFMFTILQEDFSTDYETKKALLQKNNIALWDVLQYCDRVGSLDSAIKNEIANDFETFLSQHSNIKTILFNGQKAAAFFKKYVHLKKSYQLITLPSTSPANAGKTFQSKLDEWNIISSL
- a CDS encoding DUF6526 family protein gives rise to the protein MKIQTYYNHVRFYAPHHFVYYPALALFLIASIYFAITTNDTLIWSFISVGFVFLFCLAYMLRQHYAVTLQNRIIRLEIRYRYFTLTGKRFEEIEHKFTDEQIFAFRFAPDNEFLPLLEDALKNNLSGDSIKKAIVHWKPDYNRV
- a CDS encoding glycoside hydrolase family 97 protein, which encodes MKNIRYRYCLIALASMLIYACSSSTKKTYKISSPGKNVELVFELTASGQPQYSFTSNGKSVIEPSLMGFEFQGIQKMTEGFEVVSTEEKTADETWEQPWGEFKKVRDHHNELIVHLKESKGEERLVDIIFRVFDDGVGFRYFFPKQSHLGKVKIANEITQFTFKSDIDVWWIPVHRENSYYESTYRKTPISKTDTINTPATFETKEKLYVAIHEANLTDFASMTLLKTSDKQYKSELVPWADGVKVYAETPFYTPWRTIVVGKTPGDVATSTIMLNLNDPSKIEDLSWITPSKYIGIWWGMHLEKYTWGQGPKHGATTKNTKEYIDFAAKNNFDGVLVEGWNEGWDGDWTADGSAFSFVKAYPDFNLEEITKYAAIKNVRLIGHHETAGATKNYESQLEDAFKLYQKMGVNTVKTGYVNKYLDKKEWHDSQYGARHYRKVMETAAKYHIMIDNHEPIKGTGIQRTYPNFMSQEGGRGQEYNAWSVDGGNTPEHLTTLPFTRMLSGPFDYTPGNFNFDYKTPSGARVQTTLANQLALYVIIFSPLQMASDLPENYEGKPEFQFVKEVPCNWSDTKVLDSKIGEYTTIARKDWDEKNWYLGSITNKEARDLKVTLSFLDKGKEYEAEIYADGAGANYKTNPYPVTISKQKANNKTVLDIKLAAGGGTAIKFSPIEK